In bacterium, a single window of DNA contains:
- the recN gene encoding DNA repair protein RecN yields the protein MLIELTVRNLAIFEDVRVPFSAGLNVVTGETGAGKSLLVEAIRLALGEKADPVAVRTGEPEAEVSALFDLSRRDDLRDAWEDAGLPWEEEVVLRRVLPATGRSRAYLNGRSVAQPVLAALSPFLLTMVGQHSVPELLSRAAALSAVDDFAGTGALSSEMRKRYRRVAALRRQAAEAADRGAGARSRTETLDFEIGELSKAALVPGEEEELAADLSLLRNAAKVREALQAADDAMASSENAALVSLAFALARLREAAAIDPRIVEASERLRSAREELQDLSREIASLAARVTEDPERRERVEERLSAIRRLKRKYGKEVPELVSHLESLRSDRDALAGALEEEARLRMELGVEEEGAVAAARKLSAARRKAAASMGPAVEKELARVALAGSRFRAEVSSREALPAALSASGIDEAELLFSANPGQELRPLAQTASGGELSRVMLSLRNAASRGGAGKTLVFDEIDTGIGGQVAERVGARLKSLSVSAQVVCVTHLPQVAAFADHHLQVVKKAAAGTVATGVKPLSKQDRIGELARMISGAEITEKAKAHAKTLIEKAAGE from the coding sequence ATGCTGATCGAGCTCACCGTCCGCAACCTGGCCATCTTCGAGGACGTCCGCGTCCCGTTTTCCGCGGGTCTCAACGTGGTCACGGGGGAGACGGGCGCGGGGAAGTCCCTCCTGGTCGAGGCGATCCGCCTCGCCCTCGGCGAGAAGGCCGATCCGGTGGCGGTCCGGACCGGGGAGCCCGAGGCCGAAGTGTCCGCGCTGTTCGACCTCTCCCGTCGCGACGACCTGCGGGACGCGTGGGAGGACGCCGGCCTGCCGTGGGAGGAGGAGGTCGTGCTGCGGCGCGTCCTCCCGGCCACCGGCCGGAGCCGCGCCTACCTGAACGGCCGTTCCGTGGCCCAGCCCGTATTGGCGGCGCTCTCCCCGTTTCTCCTCACGATGGTCGGACAGCACAGCGTGCCGGAGCTTCTGTCCCGCGCCGCGGCGCTCTCGGCGGTCGACGATTTCGCCGGGACCGGGGCGCTCTCCTCGGAGATGCGGAAGCGGTACCGCCGGGTGGCGGCGCTGCGCCGGCAGGCCGCGGAGGCGGCGGACCGCGGGGCGGGCGCCCGGAGCCGGACGGAGACCCTCGACTTCGAGATCGGTGAGCTGTCGAAGGCGGCGCTTGTCCCCGGCGAGGAGGAGGAGCTCGCCGCGGACCTTTCGCTGCTGCGCAATGCGGCCAAGGTGCGCGAGGCGCTCCAGGCGGCGGACGACGCGATGGCATCCTCGGAGAACGCCGCGCTCGTCTCGTTGGCGTTCGCCCTCGCGCGCCTGCGGGAGGCGGCCGCGATCGACCCGCGGATCGTGGAGGCCTCCGAGCGGCTTCGCTCCGCGCGCGAGGAGTTGCAGGATCTCTCCCGGGAGATCGCTTCCCTTGCGGCCAGGGTGACGGAGGATCCCGAGCGGCGTGAGCGCGTCGAGGAGAGGCTGAGCGCGATCCGCCGCCTCAAGCGGAAGTACGGCAAGGAAGTTCCCGAGCTCGTTTCCCACCTCGAATCCCTCCGGTCGGATCGCGATGCGCTGGCCGGGGCGCTCGAAGAGGAGGCGCGGCTGCGAATGGAGCTCGGCGTCGAGGAGGAGGGCGCGGTCGCGGCGGCGAGGAAACTCTCGGCGGCGCGCCGGAAGGCGGCGGCGTCGATGGGACCGGCGGTGGAAAAGGAGCTGGCGCGGGTCGCCCTCGCCGGATCCCGTTTCCGGGCCGAGGTTTCCTCCCGCGAGGCGCTCCCCGCGGCGCTTTCGGCGTCGGGGATCGACGAGGCCGAGCTTCTCTTCTCCGCGAACCCCGGCCAGGAGCTGCGGCCGCTCGCGCAGACCGCCTCGGGCGGGGAGCTCTCCCGGGTGATGCTTTCCCTGCGGAACGCCGCCTCCCGGGGAGGGGCAGGCAAGACGCTCGTGTTCGACGAGATCGACACGGGGATCGGGGGCCAGGTGGCCGAGCGCGTCGGGGCGCGCCTGAAAAGCCTTTCCGTCTCCGCGCAGGTCGTCTGCGTGACGCACCTGCCGCAGGTCGCGGCCTTCGCGGACCACCATCTCCAGGTCGTGAAGAAGGCGGCGGCCGGAACGGTCGCCACCGGCGTGAAACCGCTGTCGAAACAGGATAGGATAGGAGAATTGGCCCGGATGATCTCGGGAGCGGAGATCACGGAGAAAGCGAAGGCGCACGCGAAGACGCTGATCGAGAAGGCGGCGGGGGAATGA
- a CDS encoding radical SAM protein, translated as MANILLNTECNRTCPYCFAEPEISRKAGDRITRENLIYIADFLWANGNRDISLVGGEPTLHPQCVEFILYLLDRGFDVTLFSNGLLDASVLDEFGRRLKDAPPDRFNIVCNLNDPILTPPTSSGEARLREFLSSMGPLITPGFNIYRPDFTLEFLFELIRAYGLRRFLRLGIAHPTPGGKSAFVRSRDMRRVVERLFTYRATFEGHRVMPGLDCGFTRCSFSDRELDWLRRFSCRAVFRCSPAVDISPDMDLFHCLPLSRYRRRSLLEFDSMAEIASHFVRMRDEIRSEAAGVFVECDGCRHRLEDACSGGGLCHVASRFSDGAPLRDGEEVPVGRQEAARPTLPPTA; from the coding sequence ATGGCGAATATCCTGCTCAACACCGAGTGCAACCGCACCTGCCCGTACTGCTTTGCCGAACCGGAGATATCGCGCAAGGCAGGCGACCGGATCACCCGCGAAAACCTGATCTACATCGCCGATTTCCTCTGGGCAAACGGGAACAGGGACATTTCGTTGGTCGGCGGCGAGCCGACACTCCATCCCCAGTGCGTCGAATTCATCCTTTATCTGCTGGACCGCGGCTTCGACGTGACGCTCTTCTCGAACGGCCTTCTCGACGCATCCGTCCTCGATGAATTCGGCCGTCGCCTGAAGGATGCCCCGCCCGACCGCTTCAACATCGTATGCAACCTCAACGACCCGATCCTCACCCCGCCGACATCCTCCGGAGAGGCGCGGCTGCGGGAGTTCCTTTCATCGATGGGGCCGTTGATCACGCCCGGCTTCAATATCTACCGCCCTGATTTCACCCTGGAGTTCCTTTTCGAGTTGATCCGGGCCTACGGGCTGAGGAGATTCCTGCGGCTCGGCATCGCGCATCCGACCCCGGGGGGAAAGTCCGCCTTCGTGCGGTCGCGGGACATGCGCCGGGTCGTCGAGCGGCTTTTCACCTATCGCGCGACATTCGAAGGCCACCGCGTAATGCCGGGCCTCGATTGCGGTTTCACCCGCTGCAGCTTCTCCGACCGGGAATTGGACTGGCTGCGGCGTTTCTCGTGCCGTGCGGTATTCCGCTGCAGTCCGGCCGTCGACATCTCGCCGGACATGGACCTGTTCCATTGCCTTCCTCTCTCGCGCTACCGGAGAAGATCCCTGCTCGAATTCGATTCGATGGCGGAGATCGCCTCCCATTTCGTCCGGATGCGCGATGAGATACGGTCCGAAGCGGCCGGCGTTTTCGTGGAGTGCGACGGATGCCGGCACCGGCTGGAGGATGCCTGCAGCGGCGGAGGATTGTGCCACGTAGCGTCCCGTTTTTCCGACGGGGCCCCTTTGCGGGACGGGGAGGAGGTCCCGGTGGGGCGGCAGGAAGCGGCCCGCCCCACCTTGCCGCCTACCGCTTGA
- a CDS encoding NAD(+)/NADH kinase yields MKVAGIIAKHTDPRAESIVSDLCRWLEEHGKGVVLDRETASLIGRPDSVVRSKIPEHCDFLIVIGGDGTLLSAARVVGTTGKPILGVNMGSLGFMTAVTLEELYPALERIFRFDFDYEERMMLVAHVHRLGERVANYTVLNDVVINKGALAKIIDIKVTVGDMYLSTFKADGLIICTPTGSTGYSLAAQGPIIYPTMNTILITPICPHTLTFRPLVVPDGLIVCSELCSKETDVFLTIDGQVGFGLRQGDVIEVKKAEAPLRFFRSPFRDYFTVLRTKLKWGER; encoded by the coding sequence ATGAAGGTCGCCGGAATCATCGCCAAGCACACCGACCCGCGTGCCGAGTCCATCGTATCGGATCTTTGCCGCTGGCTGGAGGAGCACGGGAAGGGCGTCGTGCTCGACCGCGAGACGGCGAGCCTGATCGGCCGCCCGGACTCCGTCGTCCGCTCGAAAATCCCGGAACATTGCGACTTCCTGATCGTGATCGGCGGGGACGGCACGCTTCTTTCCGCCGCGCGCGTCGTCGGGACCACCGGGAAGCCGATCCTCGGCGTCAACATGGGGTCGCTGGGCTTCATGACGGCGGTCACCCTCGAAGAGCTCTACCCCGCGCTGGAGCGGATCTTCCGGTTCGACTTCGATTACGAAGAGCGGATGATGCTGGTCGCGCACGTCCACCGGCTGGGCGAGCGGGTCGCCAACTACACGGTGCTGAACGACGTGGTGATCAACAAGGGGGCGCTCGCCAAGATCATCGACATCAAGGTGACGGTCGGCGATATGTACCTCTCCACCTTCAAGGCGGACGGGTTGATCATCTGCACCCCCACCGGTTCCACCGGGTACTCCCTCGCGGCGCAGGGGCCGATCATCTACCCCACCATGAACACGATCCTCATCACCCCGATCTGCCCCCACACCCTGACCTTCCGTCCCCTCGTCGTGCCCGACGGGCTGATCGTCTGCTCGGAACTGTGCTCGAAGGAGACCGACGTCTTCCTGACCATCGACGGGCAGGTGGGATTCGGACTGCGCCAGGGGGACGTGATCGAAGTGAAGAAGGCCGAGGCGCCGTTGCGGTTCTTCCGCTCGCCCTTCCGGGATTACTTCACCGTCCTGCGCACCAAGCTGAAGTGGGGAGAACGGTGA
- a CDS encoding replication-associated recombination protein A translates to MIAPLADRMRPAVLSDFVGQEELLGEGKFLSSILSARPLPSLIFWGPPGSGKTTLARILAAETDAVFLPYSAVLSGIKEIREALAELKRTRAGGGPAASRPAILFIDEIHRWNKAQQDALLPFVEEGTVTLFGTTTENPSFEIRNALLSRCRVLVLTPLLPSHLETILRRALIDPDRGLGKPEAFLAPEALRHIVAVADGDARVALNALEAAVAIALHKGLAAVDMETAEEALRKKGLLYDKDGEEHYNLISALHKSLRGSDPDAALYWLARMLSAGEDPLYVARRMIRFASEDIGNAAPGALQMTVAAAETYERLGSPEGELALAQAAVYLATAPKSNRVYTAWQKAVRDAETEGAAPVPLHLRNAPTRMMKDLGYGKEYKYPHDFADAFVPENYFPETLGRRKYYEPSEAGHEKVIADRLKSWWGGRK, encoded by the coding sequence ATGATCGCGCCCCTCGCCGACCGGATGCGTCCCGCCGTCCTGTCCGACTTCGTCGGGCAGGAGGAATTGCTGGGGGAGGGGAAGTTCCTTTCCTCGATCCTGTCCGCGCGCCCCCTGCCCTCGCTCATCTTCTGGGGACCGCCGGGATCGGGGAAAACGACCCTCGCCCGGATCCTCGCGGCGGAAACGGACGCCGTCTTCCTTCCCTATTCCGCCGTCCTGTCGGGGATCAAGGAGATCCGCGAGGCGCTGGCCGAGTTGAAGCGCACGCGCGCCGGCGGCGGTCCGGCGGCATCCCGCCCCGCCATCCTCTTCATCGACGAGATCCACCGGTGGAACAAGGCGCAGCAGGACGCCCTGCTGCCGTTCGTCGAAGAGGGCACCGTCACCCTGTTCGGGACCACCACGGAGAACCCGTCCTTCGAGATCCGCAATGCGCTCCTTTCCCGCTGCCGCGTGCTGGTCCTGACTCCCCTGCTCCCGTCGCACCTCGAGACGATCCTCCGGCGGGCGCTGATCGACCCGGACCGGGGATTGGGGAAACCGGAGGCGTTCCTCGCCCCGGAGGCGCTGCGCCACATCGTCGCGGTGGCGGACGGCGACGCCCGGGTGGCGCTGAACGCGCTGGAGGCGGCGGTGGCGATCGCGCTCCACAAGGGGCTCGCGGCGGTCGACATGGAGACGGCGGAGGAGGCGCTTCGGAAAAAAGGCCTCCTCTACGACAAGGACGGGGAGGAGCATTACAACCTGATCTCCGCCCTGCACAAGAGCCTGCGGGGGTCGGACCCGGACGCCGCCCTCTACTGGCTGGCGCGGATGCTCTCCGCGGGAGAGGACCCGCTCTACGTCGCACGGCGGATGATCCGGTTCGCCTCGGAGGACATCGGCAACGCGGCGCCGGGGGCGCTGCAGATGACGGTCGCGGCCGCCGAAACGTATGAACGGCTCGGAAGCCCCGAGGGGGAGCTGGCGCTCGCGCAGGCGGCGGTGTACCTGGCCACCGCCCCGAAGAGCAACCGGGTCTACACCGCCTGGCAGAAGGCCGTGAGGGACGCGGAAACGGAGGGGGCCGCCCCGGTGCCGCTGCACCTGCGAAACGCCCCCACGCGGATGATGAAGGATCTCGGGTACGGAAAGGAGTACAAGTACCCGCACGATTTCGCCGACGCTTTCGTCCCGGAAAACTACTTCCCCGAGACGCTCGGCCGCCGGAAATATTACGAGCCTTCCGAGGCGGGCCACGAGAAGGTGATCGCCGACCGCCTTAAAAGCTGGTGGGGCGGCAGGAAGTAG
- a CDS encoding CsgG/HfaB family protein yields MRNRLLLGGILFLGVAAAGCATAPPVTGPSTRESTPAAEYGYRKPAQAAPIVSKGPKKRVAVVKFQDKSAYGRGRLGSAIQDILTTELARSGQFIMVTRQDLDLLLDEQDLAKSGTIKAGTGAKSGEVLGVNAIVTGVVSQFGVKQKSATYLVGASKTQTAEATVDVRVVDATTGRIIYAESGTGVHETSSTEVLGIGGRTGYDETMEGKAFRAAVSKFIDNLISKMASMEWTGKVASVEGGEVTVNAGKKTGLVIGDRLRVFGEGREVIDPDTKVSLGRRPGAEKGEIEIVDFFGEDAAIGKVTRGKGFAVNDIVRFGK; encoded by the coding sequence TAGCGGCCGCAGGGTGCGCGACTGCGCCGCCGGTCACGGGGCCGTCCACCCGGGAGTCCACTCCCGCCGCGGAGTACGGGTACCGGAAGCCGGCGCAGGCGGCTCCGATCGTATCGAAGGGACCGAAAAAGCGGGTGGCCGTCGTCAAGTTCCAGGACAAGAGCGCCTACGGCCGCGGCCGCCTGGGCAGCGCCATCCAGGACATCCTCACCACCGAGCTCGCGCGCTCCGGCCAGTTCATCATGGTGACGCGGCAGGACCTCGACCTGCTTCTCGACGAGCAGGACCTGGCCAAGAGCGGGACGATCAAGGCGGGGACGGGGGCGAAGTCCGGCGAGGTGCTGGGCGTCAACGCGATCGTGACCGGCGTCGTTTCCCAGTTCGGCGTCAAGCAGAAGTCGGCCACCTATCTCGTGGGGGCGAGCAAGACGCAGACGGCGGAGGCGACCGTGGACGTGCGGGTGGTCGACGCCACGACCGGGCGGATCATCTACGCGGAGAGCGGGACCGGCGTCCACGAGACCTCCTCCACGGAGGTCCTCGGGATCGGCGGCCGGACCGGGTACGACGAGACGATGGAGGGGAAGGCGTTCCGCGCGGCGGTTTCGAAGTTCATCGACAACCTGATCTCGAAGATGGCGTCGATGGAGTGGACCGGCAAGGTCGCCTCGGTGGAAGGCGGGGAGGTCACGGTGAACGCGGGGAAGAAGACCGGGCTCGTCATCGGCGACCGCCTGCGGGTCTTCGGGGAAGGGCGTGAGGTGATCGATCCCGACACCAAGGTGTCCCTCGGCCGCCGTCCCGGCGCCGAGAAGGGCGAGATCGAGATCGTCGACTTCTTCGGCGAGGACGCCGCGATCGGCAAGGTGACCCGGGGGAAGGGATTCGCCGTCAACGACATCGTCCGGTTCGGGAAATAG
- a CDS encoding N-acetyltransferase: MIRKARMSDVKGIHQLIAEYARKGDMLPRSLADIYENLRDYFVFEEDDGTLVGSAAIHIMWEDLAEVRSLAVREGKMRRGIGTQLVESCISEAIVLGIGRVFALTYKPDFFEKLGFHIVDKAELPQKIWTDCLKCSKFPDCDEVALVADFSGMRRV; encoded by the coding sequence ATGATCCGGAAAGCGAGGATGTCGGATGTCAAGGGGATCCACCAGCTGATCGCCGAGTACGCGCGGAAGGGCGACATGCTGCCGCGGTCCCTCGCCGACATCTACGAAAACCTGCGGGATTACTTCGTCTTCGAGGAGGACGACGGGACACTGGTCGGCTCCGCGGCGATCCACATCATGTGGGAGGACCTGGCGGAGGTGCGCTCCCTCGCCGTCCGCGAGGGAAAGATGCGCCGCGGCATCGGGACGCAGCTGGTGGAGTCGTGCATCTCCGAGGCGATCGTCCTCGGGATCGGGCGTGTCTTCGCGTTGACGTACAAGCCGGATTTCTTCGAGAAGCTCGGGTTCCACATCGTGGACAAGGCCGAACTTCCCCAGAAGATCTGGACCGATTGCCTGAAGTGCTCCAAGTTCCCCGACTGCGACGAGGTTGCGCTGGTCGCCGACTTCTCGGGGATGCGGCGTGTCTGA
- a CDS encoding PEGA domain-containing protein — protein sequence MRRSIARSVPVLSLAVMLLAAAVLSGGCYPKSQVYGVGNEAGLVFNVNPPEAEVVLDGVAQGPASGFTEDRYLKVSAGKHVLELRFPGYETYTREFYMANSLLRIEERLIKR from the coding sequence ATGAGGAGATCGATCGCGCGTTCCGTCCCGGTCCTGTCGCTCGCCGTCATGCTGCTTGCCGCCGCCGTCCTGTCCGGAGGGTGCTACCCGAAGAGCCAGGTCTACGGGGTGGGGAACGAGGCAGGGCTGGTCTTCAACGTGAATCCGCCGGAGGCGGAAGTGGTCCTCGACGGGGTGGCGCAGGGGCCCGCGTCGGGCTTCACGGAAGACCGGTACCTGAAGGTGTCCGCGGGAAAGCACGTTCTCGAACTGCGTTTCCCCGGGTACGAGACGTACACCCGGGAGTTCTACATGGCGAATTCGCTGCTCCGGATCGAGGAGCGATTGATCAAGCGGTAG